Part of the Nicotiana tabacum cultivar K326 chromosome 20, ASM71507v2, whole genome shotgun sequence genome, ACCAATCTTTTGCGTACATCATCAGGTAACCTTAGAGTAAACCTCTCGAAATTGTCACCAGGTTGAATCAACGAGTGACCTGTGGAGTGAGATCGACTGAACATCCCAAAAATCTTTGGCCTTCTCGGTGTTGATTTTGGTGCAAGGTGCCGAAAATCGGGTGCCTTGCTTCTCGCCTTACTGCTACTATTTGGAGTAAGGGGGCCGTAGTTGGGTGTTTTATTTCTTGGTGTAGATTTCGTTGAACAAATATCAGTAGGCGTAGTTTGAGAAGACTGCTGGTTCATCACTTCTTGTGCACCAGCAGTCACGTGAATATCTATTACTATGTCGCTTCTTTCTGTTTCTTGAATTGTTTCTTGCTGTTTACCAGCAGGTTTTGTTTCGAGATTTGCACGGCAAACTGGGCAAGTGGTACGAAAGGCAAGCCAAGCATCAATACACTCAGAATGGAACACGTGGCAACAATTCGGAAGAAGGCGGAGAGTTTCTTCATCTTCGAACTTGTTTATGCAAACAGCACATTCTAGGATAGATTTGCCCAACTTTAGGGCTTTTACATCTGAATAGATAAATACTGGGAATGTTTCGATGATATTAGGGTCAAGTCCACGGGAAACAGGTCGGTGACGGAAGAAGTAAGAACCCATTGGTTCGTCGGGGTTCATGTGACGTATGTATAATGTGATGACAACTGCAATCACGAATAATACGACACAAGCGAGTACTATCGCTAACGCTGGGCTGATTTTAACATTTGAATCCAACGTTGATGGAGCTGAAGATGGTGTTGTCGCTGAGACTCTGCCAGTTTTGGCCATAGCGTAAAGCAAACACAAGAAGAAACCACaaatgatatttctcttatgcttcatttttcctaaaaaaGTGAATACTACTATTAATCTGGACGCCGGCAGTGTTAACTTGTAGAGCGAAAAGGAGAGGAGCAAGGTGGATAGTTGTAAAGGCAAAAGGTAGATATAATGGATTTCTTTTCGATATACTATTTATACGGTTGAATGGTTAGGATTGAAAATAATCCTGTGTTACGCGGAATCtaacaaaataaattttaaataatgaTAAACCAAATAACAAAACATTGAATAATGATAAACCAAAtcacaaaagaaaaatatagcaaaagagacacaaacatttaataTAGTTCCGTCAATTATCTACATTCACAGACAAAGATGAGCAATCCACgatataaaaagagagtacaaaatatcgagagaacatcACAAAGAGACAAACACAAATGACAGAATAACTCTTGTCCCGAAATTCTTtccctaaacaagactctcaaatCCCGTATGACTACATTATAGATACTATTAACTGAGATGGAAAGATTCTTAATTTATAAAAGTCCAAACTTTTCCCAAGAAAAAGAACTAGCCAAATATGAGagattatttataattttttctaaaaaatgaAAAACCCAATTATGACAAATATAGTGCCctttccttcaaaaaataaaaaaattaaatatgataagaaaattaGGACAAATACTTAACAGAAATAGCCTACCGCAAATTAAAAGAGAAGAACAGTTGACTTTTATTAAGTCGCCACTACGAGATTAATCAATAAGGTTTTGACTTTGGAgaacttaaaaaaataaatttttaaaggagTTATATGTCTTCGTCACTTAAAATTGTATTTAGATGGCAGAAGACATGAACCGTAGTATTCGTTAGTTAAAGCTTAGTGTTGAAAGGTACTCTTAATAATGTCAATGGAGAGGAGCAATATCCAAAGACACAAAATAGCCGGCCATCTCTTACAAATTTCTTAAAAAATGTTAGTATCTCTGTTTCAATTCAGGTGAGTTAGTCTGatatataatattttgaaaataaaattaaaatttgtagTTTTAGAAATGCCATGAATAAAATTGAAGATCCAAGTCAAAACCCAAGACAAGCGGCTTGGAtatactcttttttcttttatttttatgtttattttctattttgatgtaatgacaaGACCGTGAGCCTCAACAATAGCTTACTTGACTCTCTAACTCATCATTATATCCTTCTATCCATTCACTACTAGAAAATGGTTCTATTGGAACGGTTATTCTGCAACGACTACACAACTGTTATAATAGATTATGTTTTGGAACGGTTTTAATCGTCTCAATAGAGTCAAAAGGATTTTGTGATTCTTCTAAAGCATAATCATTCCAATAGGATAGTAACCGTCACCACTATGAAGACAATTTATAAAGGTGATACAAGAGGGGTTGTTTATGGGAACTGTTTGGTAAAACAAAAGTATATATTGGACGGTTTATCTTTTCCTCCTTATTTTCCCTCCTACATATTTAttaaaaacaaggaaaaaaataaaacagatgACCCCACCAACCTTTTAATAACGCATTTTAATTTATTCTTCAGTTAAAAAACATATAAAATTGCTTTTCGTCTCTCTCTCAAGTCTCTAACCTAGAAAAAATCGCCGTCGGCAAAATTGTACGGCTTGCTCCGGTGTCACGATCTAAAATTTCATCCACGTGCCGTAATGACGTCTAACATCGTTTGCTAGGTATGCCTACACACAACTGATGAAAATACAGAAGAAACTGTAATTTACGACTAACAGTATGATAATAAGAAAAGTAAAAGTATTTCATAAGCAAATAGGATAGGTCTAAGGCCAACAACTACGCAATCCATCCCAAGATGGTGCCATAAGTACATGAGCTTCTAAAATGTTGTATATACACTAttctaaaataaaatacaacactaTACGAAAAATGGAGACAATACGATAGAAATAATAAAGTGGCGTTAAGGCCTGCGAACGAGATGTAGCTCTGCCTTGAATCACCGTCTGGTATCCGCTAAGTACCTCTCAGGACTCCACTGGTACCAATGTCAAGATTTGCATGAGAAGTGCAGAGGTGTagatgagtacaactgacctcatttacttagtaagtatcttgactaatcCCGGTGAAGTAGTAATGAGGTTTTAAATTCAAAGATACTCACTAATAAAATATATTCAGTTAAGTAGGAAAgaaaaaccacacaagctagaacccgacaaggctctgaaacatctaacttAACGAACTGAATGGACAAGGTTttaacatctgatgcaagcggtctttcaccaataggaatgaatgcaaggctacccatacttaccgtttttctactcaaggcatcaaccaccacattggccttcccgaatAATAGAAAATGGTAATATGCTAGTCTTTTAGCAGCCCAatcatctccgctgcctcaaatttagatctttttgcttgaacaagtgctgaagactctgatgatccataaatacctcacaagacacaccgtagagataatgcctccaaatcttcaatgcatgaacgatgactgccaactccaaatcatgaacaaggtagttcttctcatgaggcttcaactggcgtgaagaaTAACCAATCACTTtatcctcctgcatcaagacacacccaataccaatctgagaagcatcacaaaTCACTATATAAGAGCCCGATGCTGAAGGCACAACTAGAACTGGAGGTCTGGTCAAAGCAGTCctgagcttctaaaatctctactcacactcatccgaccacctgaatggagcacccttctgggtcaacatggtcaaaggtgctgcaatggacAAGAAACCCTCCGCGAAGCaacgataatatccggccaagctAAGAAAagtccgaatctcagtaactgaagatggtctgggccaacactgaactgcttcaatcttctttggatccaccttaatcccctcactcgacaccacatccCCCATGAATGCCATCGAACTAAGACAAAACTGACagttggagaacttggcataaagcttctccttcctTAATCTCTATAGTACAATGCTCAGATGTTGTGCATGTTCCTCCTAGCTCCgtgagtacactaggatatcatcaacaaatactatgacaaacgaatcaagatatggctataGTACACTATTCAtaagatgcatgaatgttgctggggcattagtcaacccaaaGGGTATCACaaggtcctgaatgtcgtcttcagaatatccgagtctccaatcttcaactggtgatatccagacctcaaatcaatcctAGAAAACACtctagctccctgaagctggtcaaataagtcatcaatgcgcgacaaaggatacttgttcttaatggtaactttgttcaactgcgtaaagtcaatgcacatccgcatagtaccatccttcttctttacaaacagaactggtgcaccgcAAGACGACACATTgggcctaatgaaccccttatcaagaatctcctgaagctgctctttcaattctttcaactctgctggtaccatacaatacggaggaatagaaataagCTGAGTGCccatcaataccaaagtcaatatccccgtcgggtggcatgcccggtaggtctgcaggaaacacatctaaaAAGTATcacacaactggaacagaatcaatggtaaGAGTATCAACGCCaaccctcacaaaagccaaatatgacaaactccccttcccaaccatccatttGGCTTTcagatatgaaatcaccctactaggaacatagtccATAGAACATTTCCACTCGATCCTAGGTAACCTTGGCATCACTaacgtcatggtcttagcgtgacaatccaatatagcatgatacggggacaaccaatccatacccataatcacatcaaaatcaataatactaagcaataagagatcgaCTCTCATCTACTATCACCCAATGGTCACCACAtacgactgatacacacggtccacaacaatagaattgCCACTGGCATAGATATATGAATAGGTAAAACTAAGGACTCGAGGGGCATATTGATCGtagccaaccctacaccactacaaagtggcaagagcgatcgaagtagcttttacccaagatggtcgggatcgaatccataaGGATCTAGAAGTGGGAAtgggattcctatctaaactagagatgcgtaatgctcttaattactcttccaatcatCTTTCGGTTGGttattacttctaatatttatgctaCTGATAAGCTAAGTTAAACTAAAAATGATTGCTTGTAGGGTTTTCTAATTAGTTAAAGAGGCATTAAGGAAGTGattttctcctaggtgaataattgacgggatctaaagcctaaggcaaagaagttatattggggattgtgatatagccaatgcacggaattactcactctatacctctcggtagcttgagtgactttgccctaatttactttctcaagaccaattgggtgtccaAATTGTGCacgcaatataggctcaagtcgggtatgactatctctaggtttaaccctttaattggggctatcaatctcttgattacaccccaattccttgttggactgattttcctagactcaagttctctttTCCAAGAAGAACCTAAGTCAAATAGTCATaaattagtatttgcaaccactaattcaacatgaaaaacacaaatcagtccaaatatcaactacccataaatatataagcattaaattaaaagtcccatcaaatacccacactagtaTTATCAACAAAGACCATTGCCTTATTCTTAGCTGAATATtagtattattcttccaaacacaCCTAATCCCAACCAGATAGCGCAAATTGCACATCCAAGAACCTCATCTCACTCAGTAGAAACTGCCCAATCTATAAAACACTCTACGTGCCGCTCATAACCTCACGCAATGTGGTCCGTACACCAAATAAGAAATAAACTAGATATGATAAACAATAGTAGGAAGGGTCAAATAAGAAAGCTACCAAACAAGTTTAATAGGCAGGGCAACAAAGAACATCTCCCTATGAATTATTTCCACAAAGTAAAAGCAAAACACACGAAATAAGCAAAAGGAATCACATTTCATCATAGTACTtttgcggcgtgtaacccaatCCCACACATtaccgttgcggcgcgcaacccgatctaataATATTACACCACCTAGGATATTCCATCGAGCCAAAATGCCCATGCTCACTAGACACACGTGTATCAACATCAATCACAATAAAGTGCATAATTACCACTATAAGAAGCTGAATAAGCCTAATAAACTATAAAAAAGGTAAACTCAGCtaaggtgcaataagcaaatTGATATCACAAGGCCATCTCGCTCATATACATCCACAAGGCCTAAAAAGGATTACAACATGTGTTTGAATCACTAAATAGCTGCACCACCCATCATAGCATAAGAGAGAAGCACATAACATAGAAAAGAGCATGAATAACATCCATTCTGCCCGATGATATACCGACAATAACGGTTGCATAAGAGTAAGCAAACAAGATCCGATATAGGATGCACATTCTAATTAGGCCTACAAATAGCCCCAAACCAAATTTCGATCATCCCCAAGCAGGTAAATAACCTTCCCAAAAGCCCATAATaacctatccataacacatatCATCAGCTATCCAGTTCTTAACATATCATTATAGTCCACAGCCAAGAAATAGTCTACCTACAAGAACATCCCGTCTCTAATTATTATGAATACCGAAATCTCCATATCCGGTCCCAACTCCATTACTCAAATGACTGATATGTCTCTCATAAACAATCATCTTATGGAAAATACTCACATGGATCTACTACACCATGTAGTAAAACCCGAACCTCATCAGCCTATAACCCAGCGATTGCTGTAATACTAGTCAAGCGTCCGCAAATCAATATACCAGTGGCCTTCCAAAGAACCCACCCTTATCAAGTGGTACAAGATAGTGCTAGCATCCTCTTAAACatctaaaatctcatatgctATCTAAAACTCATGACCTTCTCTTGATACTGAACCGCGACCTCGTCCATGCAAATCATAATCCCACACGGCGCATCGCAACTAATAATGTTAACTTGTGAAAGTACAAAATTCTCATATTCAAATATAAATCATAAGTAGAATAAGCACCCCATCAACAAGAACCCTTAATTTAACTTATTCTGAGAGGACATCACCACATGTAACAAACCTTTTACACTCATAGAAGACATCAACCCCTAATTCGTGTTCATAATCATCATGAACTCTTCGAGACCTATTAACATGTAGCCAAATCATCATAAGTGAATCCCTTGAAATCAACCAAGCCATGTAGATTGCTAAATACATAAGTAACTCAACCGAATTGCTTGCTTCAGAGAAATCTCGAAATGAACTGAAGTTGTTTATCCCTTCTCCAAAATGTTACGATGTAGAATCATGGATGATATTATAataccacaagtctcgacaccgtCCGGCACAAATCTTATGTCCTAGCCATAAACGATCCGAAAATCCTCAGATACCATATACGAATCTTGatcccattagaaccttctcggaAGTCAGTTGCCTTGCCCAATTTCAAATGCACAGTCAATATGTGTCAATCAAACTACATTCCATCAGCACACAGGTAACCAAAATAAGTAACCAAGCGATTCATCCTCCTTGCACGTTACGTCCACAACGAACATTGAACCTGAGTCATTCCACAACCCTTCATGTATCAATAAAGTATATCACATCAATAAGTCCAGCAAATGTTTTGCCCACATCATCCCTGACAGCACCCTTCTCGATCCAAGTCAAATCAACAATGCATCCAGATCCAGAAACCATAGTCACACTTGCCCAAATGACTCGATTGTCGATGGTAGACTTCCTCACTTGGCTTGAAGCCTCAACCACATCATATTATAAGCCCACAATACCCATTCCCTCCAAACTCGTGATGAACTCGCGCTGCTATCGAGCTGAATCTCCTCATAAGCTCAAATCGCACCAGCTAGAACATACTCTGATAATCTACTAAATACATGCTCATCTTCATGCCATTCAAGACTACATCCTCAAGTGACTCAAAATGGTAGTATATATATTTCACTGAATAGAAGCATCATACAAAACACATGACCTCAAATCCACATCTTCCCATAACCCTAACATGGTGACAACAACTAGGCAACTAATTAATCCTCTCGAGTTCATAATAGTCAACCAAATATAATAATCAACTTCAGTCCTCAAATGAACAACCTAAAGATCTATTTACATACCTGCTTCTTAAAAATGGACGACACATCGAGGCGATGATCAAGTATCTTAGCCCTTGTAGTCAATGCACAACGTTACAAGAACTCGTTGCATAGCCGATACCGAGTGTGCAACATCGCATATGAGTGAATAGGATAAATTGAGGATACAAGTTCCAAGCTAAAACAagatcgcacgataaggaaaaaaaagaaggaaattttgCTAGATGCCCTGTattctctcgaagataagtataaatGTATCCatatcgatccacaagactctactatgcttgctcatgactcgtgagacctatgcaacctaatGTTCTTATATCAACtcgtcacgatccaaaattccatcCATGGgctgtgatggtgcctaacataaCTTGCTAGGCAAGTTAACGCACAATTGatgaaaatacataaaaatagtaaTTTATGACTAACAACATGGTCATAAGGAAGTAAAGGCATTTCATAAGTAGAGAGGATATGTCTAAGATCAACAACCACGTAATCCATCCCAAGATGTAGTgacacaagtacacgagcttctagaattttCTACATACACTGttctgaaagaaaatacaatattgtCCGTAAAATAGAGACAGTACGATAGAAATAAGAAAGGGAATTTAAGTCTTGCGAATGAGATGCAGCTCTACTATGAATCACCATCTGGTATCTGCTAAGTACCTCTCAGGAATCCACTAGTACCAATGTCAATATCTGCAagagaagtgcagaagtgtagtatgagtacaactgaccccatatgTTCAGTAAGTATGTTGTCTAAccccggtgaagtagtgatgagtttTTATGTCCAATGATACTCACTAATAAAACTTGTTTGGTTAAGTAGGCAATAAAAACAACACTAATAATTACAAGTAAATTATGATAACAAATATGAGAAGTAGTAAATGATTAACTAAAAGGAATCACAATCAGTTTCCTCACTGTCACAACCAACCCTTTTGTAACAGCTCAAGTCATGAGGTTAAAGGGATGACCACCAACACAACATAATAACCCATGGATACTCATAAGATGAGGATTGTGTTCAAAATATCAACTCAAACAGCACGACAACACCATTCATGCATTTACCTCATCATTACCAAATATATGCATGTATGTCTAATCAAATGGTACGTCAATACCCTTCGTGGATTTATCTCATACTCATCAAGCACATGTATATTAGTACCAACTAGGTAGAAGGAATACAAATAACAGTAACATCGAAGTAGAAGAAAAATAGATCACACTAACAAATAAAGCG contains:
- the LOC107782335 gene encoding RING-H2 finger protein ATL34-like codes for the protein MKHKRNIICGFFLCLLYAMAKTGRVSATTPSSAPSTLDSNVKISPALAIVLACVVLFVIAVVITLYIRHMNPDEPMGSYFFRHRPVSRGLDPNIIETFPVFIYSDVKALKLGKSILECAVCINKFEDEETLRLLPNCCHVFHSECIDAWLAFRTTCPVCRANLETKPAGKQQETIQETERSDIVIDIHVTAGAQEVMNQQSSQTTPTDICSTKSTPRNKTPNYGPLTPNSSSKARSKAPDFRHLAPKSTPRRPKIFGMFSRSHSTGHSLIQPGDNFERFTLRLPDDVRKRLVDLSSDMPFSPERSSTTGYRFEPLDGRLSKFRFPPTSPVFNKPGPPKEENGEKKPKNLLKSVKSVKSPLRLFCGTDKDDTGERSFAYLRSSTSS